A genomic segment from Microbulbifer elongatus encodes:
- a CDS encoding OmpA family protein yields MPTPFFVTDQSIRRPCAVLGAVLCALLVSGCPDPAKKYSLDPRDLVSNGLGEKSAREAAPFGDDMVRYLMGQAREHGDSFVLDVDFEPGGFAPKMDTLGDIEALLVIMRDFPALKIIVEGHTDNAGDPDKNRKLSQWRANWVKQFLLERGIHSERVEAAGLGDSDPIADNETQRGREQNRRLVVRVIDFDGKPIRVRMGNPQKLNKPLQK; encoded by the coding sequence ATGCCTACGCCATTTTTCGTTACTGACCAGTCGATACGGCGCCCTTGTGCGGTGCTCGGCGCTGTACTCTGTGCACTGCTCGTCAGTGGTTGTCCCGACCCCGCCAAAAAATACTCTCTCGACCCGCGGGACTTGGTGAGTAACGGTCTCGGTGAGAAAAGTGCCCGCGAGGCAGCGCCCTTCGGGGACGATATGGTGCGCTACTTGATGGGGCAGGCCCGCGAACACGGAGATAGTTTCGTCCTCGACGTCGACTTCGAGCCCGGTGGGTTTGCACCAAAAATGGATACCCTCGGGGATATCGAAGCACTGCTGGTGATAATGCGAGATTTTCCCGCACTTAAAATCATCGTGGAAGGTCATACCGACAATGCCGGCGATCCGGACAAAAACCGAAAACTGTCGCAGTGGCGGGCCAATTGGGTGAAGCAGTTTCTGCTGGAACGGGGGATACATTCAGAGCGGGTGGAGGCTGCGGGCCTGGGTGACTCGGACCCGATTGCCGATAACGAGACTCAGCGCGGGCGCGAGCAGAACCGGAGACTGGTGGTGCGAGTGATCGATTTCGATGGCAAACCGATACGCGTTCGGATGGGGAATCCGCAAAAACTGAACAAACCGCTGCAAAAGTAA